A window of the Methyloprofundus sp. genome harbors these coding sequences:
- a CDS encoding cell division protein ZapD has translation MTSEYISYEFPLNERMRVFIRLEQLFLQLDHFFAGTSIWDKRVTVNILVDVLQIFSRHDLKAETLKELERHSNRFNQLSTHEGVDTSRLRKILDDLNVISKTLYAINGKLDLSGMESDLFKSITQRSSIPGGTCSFDLPSYHYWLEQSEDVQNQDFQMWIGQFSAIRTAIDLILNFIRLSGNTVEETAVNGFYQTTLEQTQPYQIIVAKLPRTTPYFVEISGGKHRISCRFMSSAAGNARPKQANVDVKFQLMHCIF, from the coding sequence GTGACATCGGAATATATCAGCTACGAATTTCCTCTTAATGAACGCATGCGTGTGTTCATACGTTTGGAACAGCTTTTTTTACAATTAGATCATTTTTTTGCTGGCACTAGTATTTGGGATAAGCGGGTAACAGTTAATATTTTAGTTGATGTCTTGCAGATTTTTAGTCGCCATGACTTAAAGGCGGAGACTTTAAAAGAATTAGAGCGCCACTCAAATAGATTTAATCAGCTATCAACACATGAAGGGGTTGATACTTCTAGGTTGCGTAAAATTTTGGATGATTTGAATGTTATCAGTAAAACACTCTATGCAATTAATGGTAAGTTGGATTTATCTGGGATGGAAAGTGACTTATTTAAGTCGATTACGCAGCGCAGTAGTATTCCTGGCGGCACCTGTTCGTTTGATTTACCTTCCTATCATTATTGGCTAGAGCAAAGTGAAGACGTACAGAACCAAGATTTTCAGATGTGGATTGGTCAATTTTCTGCCATTCGTACTGCGATTGATTTGATTTTAAATTTTATTCGCTTAAGTGGAAATACTGTTGAGGAGACGGCAGTAAATGGTTTTTACCAAACGACTCTGGAACAAACTCAGCCTTATCAAATTATTGTTGCTAAATTGCCACGTACTACGCCTTATTTTGTTGAAATTAGTGGGGGAAAACATCGAATTAGCTGCCGCTTTATGAGTTCAGCTGCGGGCAATGCCAGGCCTAAGCAAGCGAATGTGGATGTAAAATTTCAACTGATGCATTGTATTTTTTAG
- a CDS encoding dephospho-CoA kinase, which translates to MYKVGLTGGIGAGKSIVSDFFKQLIVPVIDADEIAHALVAPKQIALKHICAGFGENILTVDGALDRSKLREIIFNDPKKKSLLEHIMHPLIYAEIDAQVNRLQAPYVIIAIPLLIETKMQALVNHILIVDCPIEMQVDRVKSRDKLNSMQITAIINSQVSRAERLKQADSIIDNTQSLANVEQQVHSLHAQFLKQIL; encoded by the coding sequence ATGTATAAGGTAGGACTTACGGGTGGGATAGGTGCTGGGAAATCTATCGTTTCTGATTTTTTTAAGCAGTTAATTGTGCCTGTTATTGATGCGGATGAAATAGCACATGCTCTTGTTGCGCCTAAACAAATAGCACTCAAACATATTTGTGCTGGTTTTGGTGAAAATATACTAACAGTTGATGGGGCTTTAGATCGTTCAAAATTACGTGAAATTATTTTTAATGATCCTAAAAAAAAGTCATTACTTGAACACATCATGCATCCGCTTATTTATGCCGAGATTGATGCACAAGTTAATAGGTTGCAAGCCCCTTACGTTATTATTGCTATCCCATTATTGATAGAAACTAAAATGCAGGCTCTTGTTAATCATATTTTGATTGTTGACTGCCCTATAGAGATGCAAGTGGATAGAGTAAAATCACGAGATAAATTAAATAGTATGCAAATTACAGCTATCATTAATAGCCAGGTAAGTCGTGCTGAACGGCTAAAACAAGCTGATAGCATCATTGATAATACCCAAAGTCTTGCTAATGTAGAGCAGCAAGTACATTCATTACACGCTCAATTTTTAAAACAAATATTGTGA
- a CDS encoding leader peptidase/N-methyltransferase (prepilin peptidase): MSSLSIILQSPILITLLAGIVGLLVGSFLNVVIYRLPIMMQRGWRNECEEFLELPITKHTPEIFNLSLPRSHCPQCEKGIKAYQNIPVFSYLFLRGKCANCGAGISIRYPFVEALTAVLSMVVAYQLGGQLATLFALLLTWSLIVLSGIDFDKQLLPDSITLPMLWLGILLSLFNVFADPTASIIGAIAGYLILWSIYQLFKLLTGKEGMGYGDFKLLALFGAWLGWQYLPLIILLSSLVGATIGVTMIIFLGRDKSIPIPFGPYLAIAGWIALLWGEQLNMLYLTYVGLQ, translated from the coding sequence ATGTCCTCTTTATCCATTATTTTACAATCCCCGATACTAATTACTTTACTAGCAGGAATAGTAGGTTTATTAGTAGGCAGTTTTCTCAATGTGGTTATTTATCGCTTACCCATTATGATGCAGCGTGGTTGGCGGAATGAATGTGAGGAGTTTCTTGAGTTACCTATTACTAAACACACACCTGAAATATTTAATTTATCCCTGCCTAGGTCGCATTGTCCTCAATGTGAAAAAGGTATTAAGGCTTATCAGAATATTCCGGTATTTAGTTATTTATTTTTAAGGGGTAAATGCGCTAATTGTGGTGCTGGTATTTCTATCCGCTATCCTTTTGTAGAGGCACTGACAGCCGTTTTATCCATGGTAGTTGCCTATCAACTAGGGGGGCAGTTAGCTACCTTATTTGCATTGTTGCTCACTTGGAGTTTAATTGTCCTCAGTGGTATTGATTTTGATAAGCAATTATTACCTGATAGCATCACTTTGCCTATGTTATGGCTGGGAATATTGCTAAGTTTATTTAATGTTTTTGCTGACCCTACAGCTAGCATTATCGGAGCTATTGCGGGGTATCTAATTTTATGGTCAATTTATCAGTTATTTAAACTATTAACCGGTAAAGAAGGAATGGGCTATGGTGATTTTAAGTTGCTAGCACTTTTTGGTGCCTGGCTTGGTTGGCAATATTTACCATTAATAATCCTGCTTTCTTCTCTGGTTGGAGCGACAATAGGTGTTACTATGATTATTTTCCTAGGTCGTGATAAAAGTATTCCTATTCCTTTTGGTCCCTATCTTGCTATTGCTGGCTGGATAGCATTACTATGGGGCGAACAACTTAATATGCTTTACTTGACCTATGTTGGTTTACAATAG
- a CDS encoding transposase, IS66 family gives MQLTCHDLSQLNEEELLNLSEEELRRLSIKLLNDLKEARECLSQSSRNSSRPPSSDAPWDKYANDQKSNEELVEPEEETESPGKKLEDKVKSPSPEPQKQDSENPLRKPGKQPGAQGFGRQQKIVITDYQHHYPQFCACCSQPLKTDSAIAYTAFETLDIEWADTLHPGIYLTNTKHVLYETTCSCHHITRKEVHRSSHESLPEISCSEWRLVGPGLASLIVCLSYRMRLSRERVQEFLHDWLGIRLSIGTINNTLHESGAAAMPIEEELVQEIVNSELLHVDETSWMELTTFLWLWVFTTDSVTAYWIASRSAELIENILGEDYVGWLMSDGYQVYRRYPNRMRCWAHLLRKAEGLKESLDKEAQLFGRQTLDLLGMLITSVRDARNQHPDEPLSKTYQLQLLVYQQLCVQMQSHTHKKSAALATEMLNDWEAIFRVLDYPQYPLTNNEAERALRHWVILRGICYGTRTEEGSRVFAILISVIETCRKRNQSPWVYLAAVIASQRTGSAVPALPSIKVSE, from the coding sequence ATGCAACTCACCTGCCATGACTTAAGCCAGCTTAATGAAGAAGAGCTTCTAAATTTATCCGAAGAGGAATTGCGTCGCTTGTCGATAAAGTTGCTCAATGATTTAAAAGAAGCTCGCGAATGTTTAAGCCAAAGCTCACGAAATAGCTCTCGTCCACCCAGTAGCGATGCTCCTTGGGATAAATATGCCAACGATCAAAAAAGTAACGAAGAGCTGGTCGAACCTGAAGAAGAAACAGAAAGCCCTGGTAAAAAGCTTGAGGATAAAGTAAAAAGTCCCTCGCCAGAGCCTCAAAAGCAGGACTCGGAAAACCCCTTACGAAAGCCCGGGAAGCAGCCGGGAGCGCAAGGTTTCGGGCGCCAACAAAAAATTGTAATTACGGACTATCAACACCACTATCCTCAGTTTTGTGCCTGTTGCAGTCAGCCATTAAAGACAGATTCGGCAATAGCCTATACCGCCTTTGAAACCCTTGATATTGAATGGGCAGATACTCTGCATCCTGGTATATACCTGACAAATACCAAGCATGTCCTATATGAAACAACGTGCTCCTGTCATCACATCACGCGCAAAGAAGTTCATCGATCAAGCCATGAGTCACTGCCTGAGATCAGTTGCAGTGAATGGCGACTTGTTGGCCCTGGTCTCGCATCCTTGATTGTCTGCCTTAGCTATCGCATGCGCTTATCACGTGAGCGGGTACAGGAATTTTTGCACGATTGGCTAGGGATACGACTCAGTATCGGGACGATTAATAATACGCTTCATGAAAGTGGCGCTGCCGCGATGCCGATTGAAGAGGAGCTCGTACAAGAAATCGTCAATAGCGAATTGCTGCACGTAGATGAAACGTCTTGGATGGAGCTCACGACATTTCTATGGTTATGGGTCTTTACCACCGACAGCGTAACTGCCTATTGGATTGCCTCTCGCAGTGCCGAACTCATTGAGAATATATTGGGTGAAGACTATGTCGGCTGGCTAATGAGTGATGGTTATCAGGTCTACCGACGATACCCGAACCGTATGCGCTGTTGGGCGCATTTGCTACGAAAAGCAGAGGGGCTGAAAGAAAGCCTTGATAAAGAAGCGCAACTCTTTGGTAGGCAAACACTTGATTTATTAGGTATGTTAATCACTTCAGTACGAGATGCAAGAAATCAGCACCCGGACGAACCACTATCAAAGACCTACCAATTACAGCTACTGGTCTATCAGCAACTATGCGTACAAATGCAATCGCATACTCACAAAAAATCGGCTGCACTGGCCACGGAAATGCTCAATGATTGGGAGGCTATTTTTCGCGTATTGGATTACCCTCAATACCCATTAACGAATAATGAAGCTGAACGGGCTTTGCGGCATTGGGTCATCTTGCGGGGCATTTGCTATGGTACGCGGACAGAAGAAGGCTCTCGCGTATTTGCCATTTTAATCAGTGTCATTGAAACGTGTCGAAAAAGAAACCAATCGCCCTGGGTTTATTTGGCAGCTGTCATAGCTAGTCAACGGACAGGTAGTGCGGTTCCAGCATTGCCTAGTATTAAGGTCTCTGAATAA
- a CDS encoding type III restriction enzyme, with protein sequence MELKDYQERVIDSLDNYLTELSNDYDLRKSFKSYWDLKGVTGMEEYKNNVPGVPHVCAKVPTAGGKTFIAVNAIKTIFDALLVNNPGRSKLVVWLVPSLTILDQTVRNLDNSEHPYRKKLNQLFSNRVSVYEKRDLLMGAGFSVNTVSEQLSIVVMSFDSLRSRNKEDRKIFQDNGYLASFATGKDDAEYLLPDYDRSSLINVIRGLRPVVIVDESHNAESDLSVEMLSNLNPDFIFDLTATPRNNSNIISYVDAMALKKQHMVKLPVIVANQPSRNEAIESALILRRQLEGIAVKEEKNGGKYIRPIVLFQAQPKSDEDNTTFEKIKEQLIKSGIPEEQIKIKTATINEIKDVDLMSRDCPVRYIITVNALKEGWDCPFAYILTSLANKSSAVDVEQILGRILRMPHVQEHGDDLLNTSYVFTSSSLFRETLDNIVKGLNRAGFSDKDYRDITSIIEDDIEKTPETDDLFDLNNSDNLQVETIAELEEDNSSIDDSSENDDFSNIAISVDTNTVEESDAIDENKQLSQSELNVQSVRQEAINQNKAYEEKGAEKSDIDITSDIEGKMNKHKIKDIFREDALSLKFPQFFIQVESQGWIEDDVVQLFEKEFLLKEFNLVQADSSISFDDVEAEMYRVDLEEVGKEDYQALPFKIDPNERKKYNIIILKGDRSSQVMNVVSRLTQLIGNMYPITEPEIKGYIGRIVESFTEDQIHDCLEQDVSYVRKIKQKITGLTNIHGEKTFTDYLDIDKVLINPGFMFPEIITPSSNATALPKSLYLTEASMGGFETKVINDIANLESVKWWHRNLSRGKGFRINGFLNHYPDFIVKTKKGNVVIIETKGDDRDNSDSELKIKLGKLWESKAGAGFKYMMIFNDNPIPDAERLDDAIKKLGKM encoded by the coding sequence ATGGAATTGAAAGATTATCAAGAACGCGTTATAGATAGCCTGGATAACTATTTAACTGAATTATCAAATGATTATGATTTAAGGAAATCCTTTAAGTCCTATTGGGATCTTAAAGGTGTGACAGGTATGGAGGAATATAAAAACAATGTTCCTGGTGTACCTCATGTGTGCGCCAAAGTACCAACCGCTGGTGGTAAAACTTTTATAGCTGTGAATGCCATTAAAACCATTTTTGACGCGCTTTTGGTTAATAATCCTGGACGTAGTAAGTTGGTTGTTTGGCTTGTTCCTTCTTTAACTATTTTGGATCAAACCGTTCGTAATTTAGACAATTCTGAGCACCCTTATAGAAAAAAACTGAATCAGCTTTTTAGCAATCGAGTTTCGGTTTATGAAAAGCGTGATTTGTTAATGGGCGCCGGGTTCTCAGTCAATACAGTAAGTGAGCAGCTTTCTATAGTGGTTATGAGTTTTGATAGCCTTCGGTCCAGAAACAAAGAAGATAGAAAGATTTTTCAAGATAACGGTTATTTAGCTTCATTTGCTACTGGCAAAGATGACGCAGAATACCTCTTGCCAGATTATGATAGGTCATCTTTAATTAATGTGATCCGTGGATTAAGGCCCGTTGTTATTGTTGATGAGAGTCATAATGCGGAATCAGACTTGTCCGTAGAAATGCTTTCTAATCTTAATCCGGATTTTATTTTTGATCTAACTGCAACACCTAGGAATAATAGTAATATTATTAGTTATGTTGATGCTATGGCACTTAAAAAACAGCATATGGTTAAGTTGCCTGTGATTGTCGCTAATCAGCCAAGTCGTAATGAAGCAATAGAAAGTGCTTTGATTTTGCGGCGTCAATTGGAAGGTATAGCTGTTAAGGAAGAAAAGAATGGTGGTAAATACATTCGTCCTATTGTGTTATTTCAAGCTCAACCTAAGTCTGATGAGGATAATACAACTTTTGAAAAAATCAAAGAGCAATTGATTAAATCTGGTATACCAGAAGAACAAATTAAAATTAAAACAGCGACTATTAATGAGATTAAAGATGTTGATTTAATGAGTCGTGATTGTCCCGTGCGATACATCATTACTGTTAATGCGTTAAAGGAAGGGTGGGATTGTCCATTCGCTTATATTTTAACATCTCTTGCTAATAAATCGTCGGCTGTAGATGTGGAACAGATTTTAGGGCGTATTCTTCGTATGCCACATGTGCAGGAGCACGGGGATGATCTACTGAATACTAGTTATGTATTTACGTCATCTAGTTTGTTTAGAGAAACATTGGATAATATTGTAAAGGGCCTTAATCGAGCTGGCTTTTCAGATAAGGATTATCGTGATATCACATCAATAATAGAAGATGATATTGAAAAAACACCTGAAACAGATGACCTATTTGATTTAAATAATAGCGATAATTTGCAAGTTGAGACAATAGCTGAACTGGAAGAAGATAATTCTTCTATAGATGATAGCTCTGAAAATGATGATTTTTCAAACATTGCTATTAGCGTAGATACGAATACCGTGGAAGAATCAGATGCTATAGATGAAAACAAACAATTATCACAAAGTGAGTTAAATGTTCAATCTGTAAGGCAAGAAGCTATTAATCAAAACAAGGCTTACGAAGAAAAAGGAGCCGAAAAAAGTGATATTGATATTACATCTGATATTGAAGGGAAAATGAATAAACATAAAATAAAGGATATTTTCAGAGAGGATGCACTGAGTCTTAAGTTCCCACAATTTTTTATTCAAGTTGAGTCTCAAGGGTGGATTGAAGATGATGTTGTTCAGTTGTTTGAAAAAGAGTTTTTGTTAAAGGAATTTAACTTAGTTCAGGCTGATTCGTCTATTAGTTTTGATGATGTGGAAGCTGAAATGTATAGGGTGGATCTAGAAGAAGTTGGTAAGGAGGATTACCAAGCATTGCCGTTCAAAATAGACCCTAATGAGCGAAAAAAATATAATATTATTATTTTAAAAGGGGATAGGTCTAGTCAAGTAATGAATGTGGTTAGTAGACTGACCCAATTGATTGGTAATATGTACCCTATTACTGAGCCGGAAATAAAAGGTTATATTGGGCGAATTGTTGAGTCATTTACGGAAGACCAAATACATGACTGTCTTGAGCAGGATGTTTCTTATGTTAGAAAAATAAAGCAAAAAATAACAGGGTTGACAAATATTCACGGGGAAAAGACATTCACTGATTATTTGGATATAGATAAGGTTTTAATTAACCCTGGCTTTATGTTTCCGGAAATTATTACACCGTCATCTAATGCTACAGCCTTACCAAAAAGCCTTTACCTTACTGAGGCATCTATGGGAGGGTTTGAGACAAAAGTAATTAATGATATTGCTAACCTTGAAAGTGTTAAATGGTGGCATCGTAATCTTTCTAGGGGAAAGGGGTTTAGGATTAATGGTTTTTTGAATCATTACCCAGATTTTATTGTAAAAACTAAAAAAGGA